One window from the genome of Vibrio vulnificus NBRC 15645 = ATCC 27562 encodes:
- a CDS encoding Maf family protein — MENYQLVLASTSPFRQQLLEKLAIPFSTLSPNCDETPLEGESPQQLVLRLAESKAQSCQINQPSLVIGSDQVCVIDGNIVGKPHSRQNAIAQLTAQSGQSIVFYTGLAVYNSETGETRSCIDEFKVHFRPLTQAQIERYVDKEQPFFCAGSFKSEGLGIALFEKLEGKDPNTLVGLPLIDLIDLLAQQGMHILG, encoded by the coding sequence ATGGAAAATTACCAACTAGTTTTAGCGTCTACCTCACCATTTCGTCAGCAACTGCTGGAAAAACTGGCAATTCCTTTTTCAACTCTCTCTCCAAACTGCGATGAGACCCCACTGGAAGGCGAGTCCCCACAACAGTTGGTCTTGAGACTTGCCGAAAGCAAAGCGCAATCGTGTCAAATCAACCAACCAAGCTTGGTGATAGGCAGCGATCAAGTGTGCGTTATTGACGGTAACATTGTGGGTAAACCTCATAGTCGACAAAATGCCATCGCACAACTGACCGCTCAAAGTGGCCAATCCATTGTGTTTTATACTGGGTTGGCGGTTTACAACAGCGAAACCGGAGAAACACGCTCTTGCATTGATGAGTTCAAAGTGCATTTTCGCCCACTGACCCAAGCTCAAATTGAGCGCTATGTGGATAAAGAACAGCCATTCTTCTGTGCTGGCAGTTTCAAAAGTGAAGGATTAGGGATTGCTTTGTTTGAAAAGTTAGAAGGCAAAGATCCCAATACCTTAGTTGGCCTCCCCTTAATCGACCTCATTGACTTACTAGCTCAACAAGGCATGCACATTTTGGGTTGA
- the plsX gene encoding phosphate acyltransferase PlsX, whose translation MQSITVALDAMGGDFGPRVTVPAAVQALSHFPELKVILTGDQQQITSQLSLLGYKPDARLSVQHCDRMISNSEKPSLALRNSQGSSMRHAIELVADSTADACVSGGNTGALMALSRFILKLLPGIDRPALISALPTVTGGRSWMLDLGANVSCDADTLFQFAVMGSALAEEHLNRAPRVAVLNVGEEETKGNDLVKRCAELLSQTQAVHFVGYIEGNQILKNAADVIVCDGFVGNVCLKASEGTAQLFIEKIKTSMMASSIKGWIARILFSELFNELKTLNPDQYNGASLLGLRGIVIKSHGSADVSALVNAIGEAVHEVKRQVPSRISDRLEAVLLERHY comes from the coding sequence TTGCAAAGTATTACCGTTGCACTTGATGCAATGGGCGGGGATTTCGGTCCGCGCGTCACAGTGCCTGCCGCCGTGCAGGCACTGTCTCATTTCCCAGAGCTAAAAGTGATTCTTACAGGTGATCAACAACAGATCACGTCCCAACTTTCCTTATTAGGTTACAAACCTGATGCTCGCCTGAGCGTTCAGCATTGTGATCGAATGATTTCTAATTCCGAAAAGCCTTCTTTAGCCCTGCGCAACAGCCAAGGCAGTTCAATGCGACATGCAATCGAGCTTGTTGCGGACTCAACCGCCGATGCATGCGTCAGCGGTGGCAATACTGGCGCACTCATGGCGCTTTCTCGTTTTATTCTCAAATTGCTGCCGGGAATCGACCGGCCTGCATTGATCTCCGCTTTACCAACCGTAACGGGTGGTCGCAGTTGGATGTTGGATCTTGGTGCCAATGTTTCGTGCGATGCGGATACTTTGTTTCAATTCGCGGTCATGGGCTCTGCACTTGCTGAAGAGCATTTGAACCGTGCTCCAAGAGTCGCGGTGTTGAACGTGGGCGAAGAAGAAACGAAAGGCAATGATTTGGTGAAGCGTTGCGCTGAACTGCTATCGCAGACACAAGCGGTTCACTTTGTCGGCTACATTGAAGGGAACCAAATCTTAAAAAACGCAGCAGACGTGATTGTATGCGATGGATTTGTTGGCAACGTCTGCCTAAAAGCCAGCGAAGGAACTGCGCAGCTGTTTATCGAAAAAATAAAAACCAGCATGATGGCTTCGTCGATAAAGGGTTGGATAGCCAGAATATTGTTTTCTGAACTATTTAATGAACTAAAAACACTGAACCCCGACCAGTATAACGGCGCAAGTTTGCTAGGATTGCGCGGCATTGTGATAAAAAGTCATGGAAGTGCTGATGTGTCTGCCTTAGTTAATGCGATTGGTGAGGCGGTACACGAGGTCAAACGACAAGTACCAAGCCGTATAAGCGATCGTTTGGAAGCGGTTTTACTCGAGAGGCATTATTAG
- the yceD gene encoding 23S rRNA accumulation protein YceD, translating into MQKVKIPRTVDPAKAAQKRLDYDGIIQASLFKRLAEMTEGVKRDAEVYLSFEIDEQRLVVISGKANIEVGLECQRCNETFTHLCEVEFTYTPYYSEKSEQDAPECYDLVDLNEYGEVDLIQLVEDEFILELPQIAMHDEADCSVDSNNMVFGEIPEEIEETKPNPFDVLKSLKR; encoded by the coding sequence ATGCAAAAGGTAAAAATACCGCGAACGGTGGATCCAGCCAAAGCCGCGCAGAAGAGATTGGATTACGATGGCATCATCCAAGCCAGTCTGTTTAAGCGTCTAGCTGAAATGACCGAAGGCGTAAAACGCGACGCAGAAGTCTATTTGTCATTTGAGATAGATGAACAGCGACTTGTTGTTATCTCTGGTAAAGCTAACATCGAAGTCGGTTTAGAATGTCAACGTTGTAATGAGACCTTCACGCATCTGTGTGAAGTAGAGTTCACTTATACTCCTTACTACAGTGAGAAAAGTGAGCAAGATGCCCCAGAATGTTACGATTTGGTAGATCTTAACGAATATGGCGAAGTCGACCTTATTCAACTTGTTGAAGATGAGTTCATCTTAGAATTACCTCAAATTGCAATGCATGACGAAGCGGATTGCAGCGTTGATTCAAATAACATGGTTTTTGGTGAGATTCCTGAAGAAATTGAGGAAACAAAACCAAATCCGTTCGACGTTTTAAAAAGCCTAAAGCGCTAA
- a CDS encoding beta-ketoacyl-ACP synthase III gives MYSKILGTGSYLPSQIRTNADLEKMVETSDEWIVARTGIKERRIAAENETVADMGFYAAQNAIEMSGIDKDDIDLIIVATTSGSHTFPSSACQVQAKLGIKGCPAFDLAAACSGFVYALSIADQHIKTGMCKNVLVIGSDTLSKTCDPTDRSTIILFGDGAGAVVVGASEEPGILSTHIYADGEFGDLLSLEVPERGKDADKWLHMAGNEVFKVAVTQLSKLVKDTLAANNMHKSELDWLVPHQANYRIISATAKKLSMSLDQVVITLDRHGNTSAATVPTALDEAVRDGRIQRGQTLLLEAFGGGFTWGSALVRF, from the coding sequence ATGTATAGCAAAATTTTAGGTACTGGCAGCTACCTGCCATCTCAGATCCGCACCAATGCCGATCTAGAGAAAATGGTAGAGACAAGTGATGAGTGGATTGTTGCCCGCACCGGTATTAAAGAGCGTCGTATTGCTGCTGAAAATGAAACAGTCGCTGATATGGGTTTTTATGCGGCTCAAAACGCGATAGAGATGTCAGGTATCGACAAAGACGATATTGACCTGATCATCGTCGCGACGACAAGTGGAAGCCATACTTTTCCTTCATCTGCATGTCAGGTACAGGCAAAGCTTGGCATCAAAGGTTGTCCTGCGTTCGATTTAGCCGCGGCGTGCTCCGGCTTTGTCTATGCTCTTTCTATTGCTGATCAACATATTAAAACGGGTATGTGTAAAAACGTACTGGTTATTGGTTCTGATACTTTATCGAAAACTTGCGATCCAACGGACCGCTCGACCATTATCTTATTCGGTGATGGCGCAGGTGCTGTGGTTGTTGGAGCAAGCGAAGAGCCGGGTATTCTGTCTACTCACATCTACGCGGATGGTGAGTTTGGTGATCTTCTTAGCTTAGAAGTACCTGAGCGCGGCAAAGATGCCGACAAGTGGCTGCATATGGCGGGTAACGAAGTATTCAAAGTTGCGGTGACTCAGTTATCGAAACTGGTTAAAGATACTTTGGCTGCGAACAATATGCATAAATCTGAGCTCGACTGGTTAGTTCCTCATCAGGCCAACTATCGCATTATTTCAGCAACGGCGAAAAAATTGTCAATGTCTCTTGATCAAGTGGTGATTACCCTTGATCGTCATGGCAATACCTCTGCGGCAACCGTACCGACGGCATTAGATGAGGCGGTGCGTGATGGGCGTATTCAGCGTGGTCAGACGCTACTACTCGAAGCCTTTGGTGGCGGTTTCACTTGGGGTTCAGCGTTAGTTCGCTTTTAA
- the fabD gene encoding ACP S-malonyltransferase, which translates to MSKFAIVFPGQGSQAVGMLADLGEQYEIVKQTFAQASEALGYDLWALVQNGPAEDLNQTFRTQPALLASSVAIWRVWQELGLAQPDNLAGHSLGEYSALVCAGVIDFQEAIKLVELRGQLMQEAVPAGTGAMYAIIGLDDEAIAKACEEAAQGDVVSPVNFNSPGQVVIAGSKDAVERAGALCKEAGAKRALPLPVSVPSHCALMKPAAEKLAVALESIEFKAPQLPVINNVDVVAETDPAKIKDALVRQLYSPVRWTESVELMSSQGVEKLLEMGPGKVLTGLTKRIVKSLEAVAVNDVASLDAVK; encoded by the coding sequence ATGAGCAAGTTTGCTATCGTATTTCCAGGTCAAGGTTCTCAAGCAGTTGGTATGCTGGCAGATCTTGGCGAACAGTATGAAATCGTTAAACAAACATTTGCACAAGCGTCAGAAGCGCTTGGCTACGATTTATGGGCACTGGTACAAAACGGTCCTGCGGAAGATTTGAATCAGACGTTCCGTACTCAACCTGCATTGCTGGCTTCGTCGGTAGCGATCTGGCGAGTGTGGCAAGAATTAGGTCTTGCTCAACCAGATAACTTGGCAGGCCATAGCTTGGGTGAGTACTCAGCATTAGTGTGTGCTGGCGTGATTGATTTCCAAGAAGCGATCAAACTTGTCGAGCTTCGTGGTCAACTTATGCAAGAAGCAGTACCAGCAGGGACAGGCGCGATGTACGCGATCATCGGTCTAGATGATGAAGCGATTGCCAAAGCTTGTGAAGAAGCGGCGCAAGGCGACGTGGTCTCTCCAGTGAACTTCAACTCGCCTGGCCAAGTGGTGATTGCAGGTAGCAAAGACGCAGTAGAGCGTGCGGGCGCACTTTGTAAGGAAGCGGGTGCCAAACGTGCTCTTCCTCTTCCAGTTTCTGTGCCTTCACACTGTGCACTAATGAAACCAGCAGCAGAGAAACTCGCGGTTGCACTGGAATCTATCGAATTCAAAGCCCCACAGTTGCCAGTGATCAACAACGTGGATGTGGTTGCAGAAACCGATCCAGCGAAAATCAAAGATGCCTTAGTTCGTCAACTGTACAGCCCAGTTCGTTGGACTGAAAGTGTGGAACTAATGAGTTCACAGGGTGTCGAAAAATTGCTTGAAATGGGCCCTGGTAAAGTATTGACAGGTTTGACAAAGCGTATTGTCAAATCACTAGAAGCAGTGGCAGTAAACGATGTTGCATCGCTTGACGCTGTAAAGTAA
- the acpP gene encoding acyl carrier protein, whose protein sequence is MSNLEERVKKIIVEQLGVDESEVKNEASFVDDLGADSLDTVELVMALEEEFDTEIPDEEAEKITTVQAAIDYVTANAQ, encoded by the coding sequence ATGAGCAACCTCGAAGAACGCGTAAAGAAAATCATTGTTGAACAACTAGGTGTTGATGAGTCTGAAGTTAAAAACGAAGCTTCTTTCGTAGACGACCTAGGCGCTGATTCTCTAGACACCGTTGAACTAGTAATGGCACTAGAAGAAGAATTCGACACTGAGATCCCTGACGAAGAAGCTGAAAAGATTACAACTGTTCAAGCTGCGATCGATTACGTAACTGCGAACGCTCAGTAA
- the fabF gene encoding beta-ketoacyl-ACP synthase II: protein MSKRRVVVTGMGMLSPVGNTVAESWKSLLEGKSGIVNIDHFDATNFSTRFAGLVKDFNCEEYMSKKDARKMDLFIQYGIAAGIQALDDSGLEITDENAHRVGVAIGSGIGGLDLIEAGHTALVEKGPRKVSPFFVPSTIVNMVAGNLSIMRGMRGPNIAISTACTTGLHNIGHAARMIAYGDADAMVAGGAEKASTPLGMAGFGAAKALSTRNDEPQKASRPWDKDRDGFVLGDGAGIMVLEEYEHAKARGAKIYAELVGFGMSGDAYHMTSPSEDGSGGALAMEAAMRDAGIVGTQVGYVNAHGTSTPAGDVAEIKGVKRALGEEGAKQVKVSSTKSMTGHLLGAAGSVEAIITVLSLVDQIVPPTINLDNPEEGLDIDLVPHTAKKVDMEYAICNSFGFGGTNGSLVFKKI from the coding sequence GTGTCCAAGCGTCGTGTAGTTGTCACTGGCATGGGTATGTTGTCACCGGTTGGCAACACCGTAGCAGAATCCTGGAAATCCCTGCTTGAAGGCAAAAGTGGTATCGTCAATATCGATCATTTCGATGCAACTAACTTCTCTACCCGTTTCGCCGGTTTGGTAAAAGACTTCAACTGCGAAGAATACATGTCTAAAAAAGATGCGCGTAAAATGGATCTCTTTATCCAGTACGGCATTGCAGCAGGTATTCAGGCTTTAGACGATTCAGGTCTTGAAATTACGGATGAAAACGCACACCGCGTTGGTGTTGCGATCGGCTCTGGTATCGGCGGTCTAGATCTTATTGAAGCAGGCCACACCGCTTTAGTTGAAAAAGGCCCACGTAAAGTTAGCCCATTCTTCGTTCCTTCAACCATTGTAAACATGGTTGCAGGTAATCTATCTATCATGCGTGGTATGCGCGGTCCAAACATCGCGATTTCTACGGCATGTACTACTGGTTTGCATAACATCGGCCATGCAGCGCGAATGATCGCTTACGGCGATGCTGACGCTATGGTTGCTGGTGGTGCAGAGAAAGCATCCACACCGCTTGGTATGGCTGGCTTTGGTGCGGCGAAAGCTCTTTCTACTCGTAACGATGAACCACAAAAAGCGTCTCGTCCTTGGGACAAAGATCGCGATGGTTTCGTATTAGGCGATGGTGCTGGCATCATGGTACTTGAAGAGTACGAACATGCAAAAGCACGTGGCGCAAAAATTTACGCTGAGCTGGTTGGCTTTGGTATGTCAGGTGATGCTTATCATATGACTTCACCAAGCGAAGACGGCTCTGGTGGCGCACTAGCGATGGAAGCGGCAATGCGTGACGCAGGTATTGTTGGTACACAAGTGGGTTATGTGAACGCTCACGGTACATCAACACCAGCAGGCGATGTGGCTGAAATCAAAGGCGTGAAACGTGCCCTTGGTGAAGAGGGCGCTAAACAAGTTAAAGTATCTTCAACGAAATCTATGACCGGCCACCTACTTGGTGCTGCAGGCTCTGTTGAAGCGATCATTACCGTGTTGTCGCTGGTTGATCAGATCGTTCCACCAACCATTAACCTGGATAACCCAGAAGAAGGTTTGGATATCGATCTTGTTCCACATACTGCGAAGAAAGTGGATATGGAGTACGCCATCTGTAACTCATTCGGCTTCGGTGGAACAAACGGCTCACTCGTATTTAAGAAAATCTAA
- the fabG gene encoding 3-oxoacyl-ACP reductase FabG, with protein sequence MTDLLNLSGKVALVTGASRGIGRAIAETLVARGATVIGTATSENGAAAISEYLGENGKGFALNVTDAESVESVLKAINDEFGAVDILINNAGITRDNLLMRMKDDEWNDIMDTNLTSIFRLSKAVMRGMMKKRDGRIINVGSVVGTMGNAGQANYAAAKAGVIGFTKSLAREVASRGVTVNTVAPGFIETDMTRALNDEQRATTLANVPAGRLGDPREIAEAVVFLASPAAAYITGETLHVNGGMYMV encoded by the coding sequence ATGACTGACTTATTAAACCTAAGCGGTAAAGTTGCGTTAGTAACGGGCGCAAGCCGTGGTATCGGTCGTGCAATCGCAGAAACTCTGGTTGCACGTGGCGCGACAGTAATTGGTACCGCGACTTCAGAGAACGGCGCAGCGGCCATTTCAGAATACCTAGGCGAAAATGGCAAAGGCTTTGCTCTGAATGTGACGGATGCTGAATCGGTTGAAAGCGTACTAAAAGCAATTAATGATGAGTTCGGCGCGGTCGATATTTTGATTAATAACGCTGGTATCACACGCGATAATCTGCTTATGCGCATGAAAGACGACGAATGGAACGACATTATGGACACTAATCTAACGTCTATTTTCCGTCTTTCTAAAGCAGTGATGCGTGGCATGATGAAAAAACGTGATGGCCGCATCATCAACGTTGGTTCAGTTGTTGGCACAATGGGTAACGCAGGCCAAGCAAACTACGCGGCGGCGAAAGCGGGTGTTATTGGTTTCACAAAATCATTGGCTCGTGAAGTTGCATCTCGTGGTGTAACGGTCAATACTGTAGCGCCAGGTTTCATTGAGACGGATATGACTCGTGCTCTAAATGATGAGCAACGTGCCACCACTTTGGCGAATGTTCCAGCAGGTCGTCTTGGTGATCCTCGTGAAATTGCGGAAGCTGTGGTATTTTTGGCGTCGCCAGCTGCTGCTTACATCACTGGCGAAACACTGCACGTCAACGGCGGAATGTATATGGTCTAA
- the rpmF gene encoding 50S ribosomal protein L32 produces MAVQQNRKTRSKRGMRRSHDALTTAALSVDATSGETHLRHNVTAEGYYRGKKVINK; encoded by the coding sequence ATGGCCGTACAACAAAACCGTAAGACACGTTCTAAGCGTGGCATGCGTCGTTCACACGATGCGCTAACTACAGCTGCACTATCTGTAGACGCGACTTCAGGTGAAACTCACCTACGTCACAACGTAACCGCTGAAGGTTACTACCGTGGCAAAAAGGTTATCAACAAGTAA
- the rluC gene encoding 23S rRNA pseudouridine(955/2504/2580) synthase RluC, with amino-acid sequence MNEIRTKVQIVDIDEDMAGQRIDNFLRNQLKDVPKSMIYRIVRKGEVRVNKKRVKAEYKLAAGDVVRIPPVTVEKKDPETAPSTKLNKVAELQDLIIYEDDHLLVLNKPSGTAVHGGSGLKFGAIEALRALRPEARFLELVHRIDRDTSGILLVAKKRSALRHLQAQFREKTVQKYYFALVMGEWKNSCKVVNAPLLKNEVNSIVRVNPNGKPSETRFKVIEKFEQATLLQASPITGRTHQIRVHTQYSGHPIAWDDRYGDRRFDAYTAQHGLNRLFLHAANIRFTHPATEQPMEINAPMGEQLEKVVQSLRTSR; translated from the coding sequence ATGAATGAAATAAGAACTAAAGTCCAAATCGTCGATATTGATGAAGATATGGCAGGGCAGCGTATTGATAATTTTCTACGCAACCAACTGAAAGATGTTCCGAAAAGCATGATTTACCGAATTGTGCGTAAGGGAGAAGTGCGCGTAAACAAAAAGCGAGTTAAGGCCGAATATAAATTGGCTGCTGGTGATGTTGTTCGCATTCCACCGGTAACCGTTGAGAAAAAAGATCCTGAAACGGCACCGAGTACGAAACTAAACAAAGTGGCTGAACTGCAAGATTTGATCATTTATGAAGATGACCATCTGTTGGTGTTAAATAAGCCTTCAGGTACCGCCGTCCATGGTGGAAGTGGTCTCAAGTTTGGTGCTATCGAAGCGTTACGTGCACTGCGACCAGAAGCGCGTTTTCTTGAACTCGTGCATCGCATCGACCGTGATACCTCTGGTATTCTTTTGGTGGCGAAAAAACGGTCAGCTCTGCGTCATTTGCAAGCGCAGTTTCGTGAGAAAACAGTACAGAAATACTATTTTGCACTAGTGATGGGAGAGTGGAAAAACAGTTGCAAAGTGGTTAACGCCCCATTACTGAAAAACGAAGTCAACAGCATTGTGCGCGTCAATCCAAACGGTAAGCCATCAGAAACCCGCTTTAAGGTAATCGAGAAGTTTGAACAAGCGACGCTGCTCCAAGCTAGCCCTATTACGGGAAGAACCCATCAAATTCGAGTTCATACTCAATATAGTGGGCACCCCATTGCCTGGGATGACAGATACGGCGATCGACGTTTCGATGCTTATACTGCTCAGCATGGACTGAACCGCTTGTTCCTTCATGCCGCCAACATTCGCTTTACACATCCGGCGACAGAACAACCAATGGAAATCAACGCGCCGATGGGTGAGCAGTTGGAAAAGGTCGTTCAATCATTACGAACCAGTCGATAA